The Nakamurella alba sequence CCGATCGCCGCCGCCCCGGTCCGGTTCGTGAAGTCCCACTCGAGGACCAGCAGGTCGCGCACCGTCGCGCCGTCGGTGAAGCAGGCTGCGATGGCTCCCTCGTCCGCGGCGGCCACGGCCGGGGCGAAATCGGCGAGCCACTCCCGGACCGGCGTGGCAGGCGGTGTCAGTGGGGGTGTCACTGGGGGTGTCGTCGTGTCCGGCAATGCCGGATCGGTGATCGTCATGTGATGTCCTCGTCGACGTGGTGCTCGGAATGGTCGGAAAACTGCTGCACTGACATCGTTCTCATTCGTCGGCGGTGGTCCACACACCACCGGTGTCGACGCGGGCGAGCACCGAGGTGCGGTGGGCCAGCCGGGTCAGGTCCTGCCACCGGCTGCGTCGCGGTGCCCCGCCGTACTTCCAGGTGGGGCGCCCGAGCAGCCGGGTGGCGAGCGCGTACAGGATCGCCCCGTCGCTCCACTGCGTCACGATCCGCCCGGAACCGGACTTGTAGTAGTTGTTCGCGGTGGCGAACGCCGTGCCGGCGAGGCGTCGCTGCAGTACCCGGTTGAAGATCTCGGTGGGCCGCCGCCGCACCTCGATCCGGTCGGCGCCGGCCCGCACCATCGATCGCACGGCGCGGGCGATGTAGGACGCCTGCGCCTCGAGGTGCGTGACGATCGCTCCCCCGTTGGTGTTCGGGCCGTACATCATGAAGAAGTTCGGCACGTCCGGCACCATCAGCCCGAGCATGGCGGACGGCTCGCCGTCCCAGACCTGGGCCAGCTTGCGGCCGTCCCGGCTGATCACGTCGAACTCGAAGCCGAAGTCCGTGCGGAACCCGGTGGCCATCACCAGCACGTCGACATCGTGCTCCTGCCCGTCGGTGTCGACCACCCCGGCCCGGGTGACGCGGTCGACGGCCCGCGGCACCACCGAGACATTGGGCCGCAGCAGTGCCGGGTAGAAGGCGTCGGACAGCACCGGGCGCTTGCCGCCGTAGCTGTAGGCCGGGGTCACGATCCCGGCCAGCTCGGGGCGATCGGCGAAGGTGGTCCCGATGTAGCTCCGGGCCGTCGCCTCGGCCGCGGCGTTCTGCGGTGTCCCCGGCCGCCACCCGGCATTGCGGTACTGGGACTTCTCCCGCCGCCACAGCATCGCGAACCGGTTCAGCCGTTGCGCCGTCGGTGAGCGCATGGCGTCCTTCTCCGCCTCCGAGTAGTCCCGGTCGAGTTTGGGCAGCACCCACCCCGGTTCCCGCTGGAACAGCATCAATGCGGCACAGTCCGGCGCGATGGTGGGTACCACTTGCGCAGCCGTCGAACCGGTGCCCACCACGGCCACCCGCTTGCCGCGGACGTCCAGACCGCGGGGCCAGCGGCTGGTGTGCACCGCCAGTCCGGCGAACTCGTCGAGCCCCGGCCACTCCGGGTAACGCGGGATGTTGAGGAACCCCACAGCGCTGACCACCACCTGGAACGCGCCCAGGTCCCGCTCCCCCGACGTCAGACGGTAGGCCTGCTCCTCCTCCACCCACTCGACCCGGTCCACCGCCGTCCCGGTGCGGACGTGTTCGCGGATCCGGAACCGGTCGGCGACATCGCCCAGGTAGCAGAGCAATTCGCGCTGCCGGACATGCGTCCGGCTCCACACCCGTGGCGCGTAGGAGAACGAGTAGAGCACCGACGGGGTGTCCACCTCGGCACCCGGGTACGTGTTGTCCCACCAGGTCCCACCGATGTCGGCGGACCGCTCGAAGATCGTGAACGGCAGGCCCGCCCGGCGGAGGGCCACCCCGGCGGCGATGCCGGAGAAGCCGCCGCCGATCACCGCCACCCGCGGCAGGGGGTGGTCGAACTCGTGTCGCTTCAGACGAATCACCATCGACTGCGTCTCCATCATTTCGAAATATCGAAATGGGCTTCGATATATCCCAGTGTAGGGTCGGTCGTCGAAGGGGTCAACCGGCCCCGGACCACCGGAAGGGCGTTGGCCCGGGCCTGGACAGAAAGCTCGCTCGTATGAAGCCCGCACTCTCCGCGCAGCGATCGCTCTCGGTGCTGACGTACATGACAGTGCGTCCGGGGAGCGTCTTCTCGCTCACCGAACTGTCCTCGGCCCTGGACGTCAGCCCGGCGTCGATGTCCGCGGTGCTGCTCGCCATGTGCGATGCCGGGTACCTCGAGCGGCACCCGCGGCACCGCACCTACTCGCTCGGGCCGGCGGCCGTCGCGTTGGGCCACGCGGCATCGGATCGGCATCCGGTGATCGAGGCGTCGCGCGCGGAGCTGCGACGACTCGCGACCCTCGGGTCGGAATGCCTGGGCAGCGCCGTCGTCGGCGACGACATCATGATCCTGGCCATGGAGGGCCGGCCGAACGGTCGGTCCCGGGGATCATGGGTGGGACAACGGATCCCGTTGGTTCCGCCCTTCGGGCAGGTCTTCCTCGCCTGGCACCCCGGTCCGCCGGTCGACGCATGGCTGGGGCGGCTCGGGAATCTCCGGTCGGAGCACGAGGTCGCACTGCGCTCGTCCCTGGACCTCACCCGGCGACGCGGCTTCTTCATCGGCCTGCGGAACGTCCCGGTGCAGACGGTCGTCGACACCGTGCATGCCTCGTCCACCGTTCCCGATGCCGACGCCCACCGCCGGTTGGAACAACTGATCCCGGACCAGATCGACGGATACGGACTGGATGTCGTGGACCCGGACCGTCACTACGACGTGGCCAACCTGGCGGTCCCGGTGTTCGACGGGGATGCGGCGGCGGTGTACGCGCTCACCCTCTACGGCCTCGACGACATCCCGGGCAGGCAGCTGACGGAGGTCGCCGGCCGCATGCTGGACTCCGCCGCGGTCATCACCCGGGAGATCGGCGGCCGGCCGCCGCTGCCGACCGCGGGCGGGGACCGGGCATGACGGCCCCGCCGGAACTGCTCGAGAAGCGACGGCTGCTGGAATCGATGATGGCCGGGCGTCCCGAGGTGCCGGGTGTCAGCGGGCGCCCGGTGCACATCGGCGGGGTGCCCGTCCTGGTCCAGACCCCGCTTCTCCCCCGCGCGAGGTTGCTGTACTTCCACGGCGGCGGCTACCGCCTCGGCTCGCCCGCCGCGATCGCACCGTTCACCGCCGCCCTGGCAGCGGCGCTCGAGGTGGAGATCTTCTCGGTCGACTACCGTCTCGCACCCGAGCATCCGTTCCCGGCCGGCATCGAGGACGGCATGGCGGTGGCCCGGACCCTAGCCGACGGTCCGCTGCTGATCGGTGGCGATTCGGCCGGCGGTGGGGTGGCGGCCTGCCTGCTGACGGCCGGCCCGGAGCAGGAGCTGCCGGTCTTCGCCGGCGGCCTGCTGCTGTGCCCGTGGGTGGATCTCAGGGTGGGCGCACCGAGCTTCCTGGACTGCGCCGACACCGACCGGATGTTCTCGCTCGCCATGGCGACCGAGGCGGCCGACATGTACCTGGCCGGGCACGACCCCGCCAACGCGCGGGTGTCGCCGGTCCTGGCCGACTGGACCGGCTGCCCACCGCTCGCGGTGCAGAACAGCACCACCGAGGTGCTGCGGGACGACGCCCGTGCACTGGTCGCGACGGCGCGGGCATGCGGGGTCGACGTCCGGCACGACGAGTACCCCGACCAGCCGCACGTCTTCCACTACGCCCACCCGGACACCGCCGCGTCGGTCGCAGCGGTGGCCGCGTTGCGGGCGTTCGTCGACGGGGTGCTCCCCGGCTGACCGTCAGACCATCAGGGCCAGCGGGTACTTCACCGACGCGCCGCCGTCGACCGACAGCACCTGCCCGGTGACGTAGGACGCCAGCGGGGAGGCGAGGAACAGCGCAGCCCCGGCGATGTCGTCAGGCTCGCCGAGCCGGCCCATCGGCACCGCCCCGCTGAACTCCGGGGCCCGCTCGCTGGTCGCCATGAAGGTCGCCATCCGCGGGGTCGCCACGATGCCGGGGGCGATGGCGTTGAACCGCAGTCCGGAGGTGGCGTGCTCCAGGGCCGCCGACCGGATGAGATTCACCAGACCGGCTTTCGCCGCCCCGTAGGCGGCGTTGTACGGCGAGGAGACCACGCCGTTGATCGAGGCGATCGCGACGTACGACCCCGGCCGCCGCATCGACACCAGGCACTGCTGGATCACCAGGTACTGCTGGCGGAGGTTGAGGGCGAACATCCGGTCCCAGGTGGCGTCGTCGCAGTCGGCGAGGTGCCCGGCGGCGGCGATCCCCACGACGTCCACCACCACCGTGGGTTCACCGACGTCCGCCACGACAGCGCGGAAGGCCTCGGCAACGGATCCCCGTGCAGTGACGTCGATCTCGACACCGACCGCGCCGTGACCGATCGCGGACGCGGTGTCCCGGGCGATGTCGGCGCGGACATCGGCACAGACCACCGTCATCCCGGCACCGGCGAACAGGGCCGCCGTCGCCGCCCCGATGCCCGGGCCGGCGCCGAGCACCACCGCCACCTCCCCGCGCAGGCCGACGTCGGGACGGGCGGGCAGGGCGGGAACGGGCGTGTCAGCCATGTGGGTCCTCGAGGGGTGAGAACGACGACGGGCCGGTCGGCCGATCGCTCAGAGACGGCGGAAGCCGCGGACCGCTGCCGCGGACGAGGCGTCCACGATGCGGTCGCCGAAGCGCTCCAGGACGAGCTCCTGGGTGGCGTGCAGGTGCTTGACGGCCAGTGCATCCAGGGCAGCACCGTCGCCGTCGGCGATCTGCCGGGTCATCGACTCGTGGGCCTTGAGGACGGCACGCTGCTGGCTCTCCGCCGGGTACTCGTCTGTCAGCTGGACGTTGTCCGCCCACGCCTCCTCCTGGATCGACCACACCGCGACCAGGCTGCGGACCATCAGCCGCAATGTCTGGTTGGCGGTGAAGTCGACCAGGATGTGGTGGAAGGTGCGCGAGACATGGGTGAAGGCCGGGCCGTTCCCGATCACCAGGCGGGTCTGCTCGAGATTCTCCCGCAGCGCCGGGACCACGGTGGACCGCCGGTCCCGCCGGGAGGCGCACGACAATGCGCACATCGGTTCCAACGTGATCAGTGCGCCGGCGAGGTCCCGCAGGGTGATGTCCTGTCCCTGCATCGACAGCCCGAGGGCGTAGGCCGCGGAGGACCAGCTCGGCCGATGGACATGCGCCCCACCGAGTTTCCCGCGGCGGACGGTGATCAGGCCCTCCGCCTCCAGGATGCGCAGCGCCTCGCGCAGCGACGGGCCGCTGACGCCGTACTGCTCCATGAGGTCTTCCTGCTTCGGCAACGGCCCGTCCACCAGGCTGTTCCGCAGGATGCGCTGCCGCAGGTCCGCGGCCACGGACTCGGCGATCCGGGACGGACCCGCCGAACCCGCACGTGCTGCCGGTGCGTTCACCGTCCCCCTCCTCGCCCGAGCGCCGAATATGTATGAATATTACCAGCCTTCGACCGCCTGACACGGTCGGTGCGCCGTCAGTGCGCCGTCCAACCGCCGTCGACATGCAGGACCTGGCCGGTGATGTACGCCCCGGCGTCACCGGCGAGCAGCAGCAGCACCCCGTCGAAGTCGTCGACGGCGCCGTGCCGTGGCAGCAGGGTGTTCGACAGGATCCAGTCGTGGATCTTCGGCACCGCGATGACCGGCGAGGTCATCTCGGTCTCGATGAAACCCGGTGCGATGGCATTGATCCGGATGCCGAAGCGGCTCCACTGCGCGGCCCACTCCCGGGTGATGGCGTTCAGGCCGCCCTTCGACGCCGCGTAGACGGCCTGCGGCAGCCGGCCGATGCCGACCCCGGCCACCATGGACGACACGTTGATCACCGACCCGCTGCCGCGCTCCTTCATGTGCGGGAACACCCGCTGCACCATCAGTATCGGTGCGACGAGGTTCACCCCCAGGGTCGTCGTGATGTCGTCCAGGGACTCGTCCTCGGCGCGGATCCCGCCGGCGATGTAGGCCGCGTTGTTGACCAGGACGTCCACCGAGCCCAACCGCTCCATCGCGGTGTCCACCGCCGCCACCGCTGCTGCCGGGTCGGAGAGATCGGCCGGCACCGCGATCGCCCGCGGACCGAGTTCGTCGACCAGCTCGTCCAACAGCGCAGCGCGCCGGGCCACGAGCGCAACCGTCGCGCCGGCGCCGACGAGGACGTGGGCGAACCGGCGGCCGATGCCCGCGGTCGCGCCGGTGAGCACCACCGTCCGGCCCTCGAGGGAGAACTTCCCGATCGCCCCGGTCATGCCGCTCCCGCCCCGGTGACGCCGAACCGCTGCAGGTCGAAAGCGCGGATCGCGTTGCCGTGCAGGAACTTCGCCCGGACCTCCAACGTCAGCGCCAGATCGTCCACCTGCCGCAGCGGCAGGTCGAAGTCCAGCAGCGGCCAGTCGGTGGCGAACAGGCACTTGTCCTGCCCGTAGCTGGCCAGGAACTTCCGGAAGCCCGGTTCGAAGTGCTTGGGCAACCGGGCGGAGGTGTCGATGTAGACGTTCTCGTGCTTCCACGCCACGTGGATCATCTCCTCGACCCACGGCGATCCCACATGTCCGCAGACGATCCGCAGGTCGGGGAAATCCAGTGCCACGTCGTCGATGTGCAGCGGCTGGCCGGAGCGGGAGGGGAACAGCGGACCGGTCCCGCCGACCTGCGTCTGCAGGGTGATCCCCAGTTCCTCGCACTTGGCGTACAGCGGGTAGAAGATGCGGTCCGTCGGATCCCGCCAGAGGTAGAACGGCTCGAGCTTGAACCCGCACACCGGGTAGTCCCGGACGTAGGCCTCGAGTTCCCGCACCGCCTTCATGATCCCGTCCGTGGGATCGCACCAGACGACGCCGAGGAACTTGCCCGGGCGGGCCTCGAGCGCGGCGAACACCTCGCCGATCGGTGTGGCGGGGCCGCCTGACATCAGCGCGAGATCGACGTCGGAACGGTCGAACCGCTCGAGCATCTCGGCCATGGGGATGCCGCCCTCGAGCTCGCTGTTGCGGTAGCGGCGCAGCACGTTGAGCGTCCGCTCCGGAAGGGCTGCGGCCACGGTGGGCGTCCACGGCTGCGCCCATGCGTCGATCACCCGGACCGTGCCCGGTACGGCGGAGGTGGTGCTCATCGGTGTCCTCCCTGGGCGGCGGCAACCCTGCCGCCGTGGTCGAAGTCGGCGGACCGGATGATGCCACCCGCATCCTGCAGGCACGTCGCCACCCGGGCGGCGAGCAGCTCGGGATCACCGTGCAGTCCGTCGTGCAGCAGTGCGGAGCGGGCCAGGGCACCGAGGCCGAACTCCTCGGTGTAGGCCATGCCGCCGCAGACCTGCAGTGCGGCGGCGGTCGTGGTCCGGGCGGCGACGGCCGCCTGGTGGGCCGCGACGGCGACGGCGATCGGGGTGGTGCCGGACCAGGCCTGGGAGGCTGCGGCACCGGCCGAGGTGATCGCGACGTGCGCATCCACCAACCGGTGCTGCACCGCCTGGTAGCTGCCGATCGACCGGCCGAACTGGTACCGGTCCCGGACGTGCGCGAGCGCGAGGTCCAGCGCCGCGGCGGCGAGGCCGATGCGCTCGTGGGCCACGGCGAGGCGTACCAGCAGGCCCGCGCGTCCCACGTCGTCATCGGTTCCGGAACCCTCTGCACCGTCGGAGGTGTGGACCGGGCCGGTGATCCGGAACATGGCCGCCCGCGGGTCGATGCCGGTCGTCGGGGACACCTCCAGGTGGGCGGCACCGACCCCGACCAGTACCGCACCGGATCCTGCCGCCCGGTGGTCGACCACCAGCAGGTGGGTGGCAGG is a genomic window containing:
- a CDS encoding amidohydrolase family protein; its protein translation is MSTTSAVPGTVRVIDAWAQPWTPTVAAALPERTLNVLRRYRNSELEGGIPMAEMLERFDRSDVDLALMSGGPATPIGEVFAALEARPGKFLGVVWCDPTDGIMKAVRELEAYVRDYPVCGFKLEPFYLWRDPTDRIFYPLYAKCEELGITLQTQVGGTGPLFPSRSGQPLHIDDVALDFPDLRIVCGHVGSPWVEEMIHVAWKHENVYIDTSARLPKHFEPGFRKFLASYGQDKCLFATDWPLLDFDLPLRQVDDLALTLEVRAKFLHGNAIRAFDLQRFGVTGAGAA
- a CDS encoding acyl-CoA dehydrogenase family protein — translated: MTDTELRESVRELCRALVADSAAAGLSAETLITAGWPDILEEETALAVGALQEAAGAAAAVTAGASLLATHVLAGRLGADAAVTVLSGRVSPGPAGAVVDAVRRGAERPATHLLVVDHRAAGSGAVLVGVGAAHLEVSPTTGIDPRAAMFRITGPVHTSDGAEGSGTDDDVGRAGLLVRLAVAHERIGLAAAALDLALAHVRDRYQFGRSIGSYQAVQHRLVDAHVAITSAGAAASQAWSGTTPIAVAVAAHQAAVAARTTTAAALQVCGGMAYTEEFGLGALARSALLHDGLHGDPELLAARVATCLQDAGGIIRSADFDHGGRVAAAQGGHR
- a CDS encoding SDR family NAD(P)-dependent oxidoreductase — translated: MADTPVPALPARPDVGLRGEVAVVLGAGPGIGAATAALFAGAGMTVVCADVRADIARDTASAIGHGAVGVEIDVTARGSVAEAFRAVVADVGEPTVVVDVVGIAAAGHLADCDDATWDRMFALNLRQQYLVIQQCLVSMRRPGSYVAIASINGVVSSPYNAAYGAAKAGLVNLIRSAALEHATSGLRFNAIAPGIVATPRMATFMATSERAPEFSGAVPMGRLGEPDDIAGAALFLASPLASYVTGQVLSVDGGASVKYPLALMV
- a CDS encoding IclR family transcriptional regulator gives rise to the protein MKPALSAQRSLSVLTYMTVRPGSVFSLTELSSALDVSPASMSAVLLAMCDAGYLERHPRHRTYSLGPAAVALGHAASDRHPVIEASRAELRRLATLGSECLGSAVVGDDIMILAMEGRPNGRSRGSWVGQRIPLVPPFGQVFLAWHPGPPVDAWLGRLGNLRSEHEVALRSSLDLTRRRGFFIGLRNVPVQTVVDTVHASSTVPDADAHRRLEQLIPDQIDGYGLDVVDPDRHYDVANLAVPVFDGDAAAVYALTLYGLDDIPGRQLTEVAGRMLDSAAVITREIGGRPPLPTAGGDRA
- a CDS encoding SDR family NAD(P)-dependent oxidoreductase; translation: MTGAIGKFSLEGRTVVLTGATAGIGRRFAHVLVGAGATVALVARRAALLDELVDELGPRAIAVPADLSDPAAAVAAVDTAMERLGSVDVLVNNAAYIAGGIRAEDESLDDITTTLGVNLVAPILMVQRVFPHMKERGSGSVINVSSMVAGVGIGRLPQAVYAASKGGLNAITREWAAQWSRFGIRINAIAPGFIETEMTSPVIAVPKIHDWILSNTLLPRHGAVDDFDGVLLLLAGDAGAYITGQVLHVDGGWTAH
- a CDS encoding FadR/GntR family transcriptional regulator, encoding MNAPAARAGSAGPSRIAESVAADLRQRILRNSLVDGPLPKQEDLMEQYGVSGPSLREALRILEAEGLITVRRGKLGGAHVHRPSWSSAAYALGLSMQGQDITLRDLAGALITLEPMCALSCASRRDRRSTVVPALRENLEQTRLVIGNGPAFTHVSRTFHHILVDFTANQTLRLMVRSLVAVWSIQEEAWADNVQLTDEYPAESQQRAVLKAHESMTRQIADGDGAALDALAVKHLHATQELVLERFGDRIVDASSAAAVRGFRRL
- a CDS encoding alpha/beta hydrolase, which encodes MTAPPELLEKRRLLESMMAGRPEVPGVSGRPVHIGGVPVLVQTPLLPRARLLYFHGGGYRLGSPAAIAPFTAALAAALEVEIFSVDYRLAPEHPFPAGIEDGMAVARTLADGPLLIGGDSAGGGVAACLLTAGPEQELPVFAGGLLLCPWVDLRVGAPSFLDCADTDRMFSLAMATEAADMYLAGHDPANARVSPVLADWTGCPPLAVQNSTTEVLRDDARALVATARACGVDVRHDEYPDQPHVFHYAHPDTAASVAAVAALRAFVDGVLPG
- a CDS encoding flavin-containing monooxygenase; translated protein: MVIRLKRHEFDHPLPRVAVIGGGFSGIAAGVALRRAGLPFTIFERSADIGGTWWDNTYPGAEVDTPSVLYSFSYAPRVWSRTHVRQRELLCYLGDVADRFRIREHVRTGTAVDRVEWVEEEQAYRLTSGERDLGAFQVVVSAVGFLNIPRYPEWPGLDEFAGLAVHTSRWPRGLDVRGKRVAVVGTGSTAAQVVPTIAPDCAALMLFQREPGWVLPKLDRDYSEAEKDAMRSPTAQRLNRFAMLWRREKSQYRNAGWRPGTPQNAAAEATARSYIGTTFADRPELAGIVTPAYSYGGKRPVLSDAFYPALLRPNVSVVPRAVDRVTRAGVVDTDGQEHDVDVLVMATGFRTDFGFEFDVISRDGRKLAQVWDGEPSAMLGLMVPDVPNFFMMYGPNTNGGAIVTHLEAQASYIARAVRSMVRAGADRIEVRRRPTEIFNRVLQRRLAGTAFATANNYYKSGSGRIVTQWSDGAILYALATRLLGRPTWKYGGAPRRSRWQDLTRLAHRTSVLARVDTGGVWTTADE